Proteins encoded by one window of Streptomyces sp. NBC_01477:
- a CDS encoding ABC transporter permease, whose translation MTDDSRSAAAAGRRDAPGGRPRRPRAARRGSGRVPVALVLPALIGLAFLLLPLVALLIRAPWRDLPHQLAGAAVWQALRLSLQTATLATAASLLFGVPLAWLLARTAFPGRRLVRALVTLPLVLPPVVGGVALLLALGRNGVVGRWLDSAFGVTLPFTTSGVVVAETFVAMPFLVITVEGTLRAADARYEEAAATLGASRLTAFRRVTLPMIAPGVAAGAVLAWARALGEFGATITFAGSFPGRTQTMPLAVYLALQDDPAAAIALSLVLLAVSLAVLAGLRERWTGAGAV comes from the coding sequence GTGACGGACGACTCGCGGAGCGCCGCCGCGGCCGGCCGCCGGGACGCCCCCGGCGGCCGGCCGCGGCGGCCGCGCGCCGCCCGGCGGGGCAGCGGCCGGGTGCCCGTCGCGCTGGTGCTGCCCGCGCTGATCGGGCTGGCGTTTCTGCTGCTGCCGCTGGTCGCGCTGCTGATCAGGGCGCCCTGGCGGGACCTGCCGCACCAGCTGGCCGGCGCCGCGGTGTGGCAGGCGCTGCGGCTGTCGCTGCAGACCGCGACCCTGGCGACGGCGGCCTCGCTGCTCTTCGGCGTGCCGCTGGCGTGGCTGCTGGCGCGTACGGCCTTCCCCGGCAGGCGCCTGGTACGGGCGCTGGTCACCCTCCCGCTGGTGCTGCCGCCGGTGGTCGGCGGGGTGGCGCTGCTGCTCGCGCTGGGCCGCAACGGGGTGGTCGGGCGCTGGCTGGACTCGGCCTTCGGGGTCACGCTGCCCTTCACCACCTCGGGGGTCGTGGTCGCCGAGACCTTCGTGGCCATGCCCTTCCTGGTGATCACCGTCGAGGGCACACTGCGGGCCGCCGACGCGCGGTACGAGGAGGCCGCCGCCACGCTGGGCGCCTCCCGGCTCACCGCCTTCCGCCGGGTGACGCTGCCGATGATCGCCCCGGGTGTCGCGGCCGGCGCGGTGCTGGCCTGGGCGCGGGCGCTGGGCGAGTTCGGGGCGACCATCACCTTCGCGGGCAGCTTCCCCGGGCGCACCCAGACGATGCCGCTCGCGGTCTACCTGGCACTCCAGGACGACCCGGCGGCGGCCATCGCGCTGAGCCTGGTGCTGCTCGCGGTGTCCCTCGCGGTCCTGGCCGGGCTGCGGGAACGCTGGACGGGAGCGGGCGCCGTATGA
- a CDS encoding ricin-type beta-trefoil lectin domain protein produces MAPGGDSTPPPTGPPTGPPTGGGAGPIHGIGGKCVDVASASSANGTAVQLYDCNGSAAQSWTVASGGALQALGKCLDVAAAGTANGSKVQLYDCNGTGSQVWQPGSGGSLVNPQSGKCLDATGNTSANGTKLQIWSCTGSANQAWTLPS; encoded by the coding sequence GTGGCACCCGGCGGCGACAGCACTCCGCCGCCGACCGGCCCGCCGACCGGCCCGCCGACCGGCGGCGGGGCGGGGCCGATCCACGGGATCGGCGGGAAGTGTGTCGATGTGGCGTCGGCGAGCAGTGCCAATGGCACGGCGGTGCAGCTGTACGACTGCAACGGCAGCGCCGCCCAGTCCTGGACGGTCGCCTCCGGCGGTGCCTTGCAGGCGCTGGGCAAGTGCCTGGACGTGGCGGCGGCCGGTACGGCGAACGGGTCGAAGGTGCAGTTGTACGACTGCAACGGGACGGGGTCGCAGGTGTGGCAGCCAGGGTCCGGCGGGTCGCTGGTGAACCCGCAGTCGGGCAAGTGCCTCGACGCCACGGGCAATACGTCGGCCAACGGGACGAAGCTGCAGATCTGGTCCTGCACGGGGTCGGCCAACCAGGCCTGGACGCTGCCCAGCTGA
- a CDS encoding ThuA domain-containing protein — MVRTRTAQPRILIRLFALLAVLLAALTAPAHRAHAAAPFKVLAFYDGTYDAAHISFVHEANAWFPQQAAANGFSYTATNDWNQLNTANLANYQVVMFLDNYPQTAAQRSAFQTYMNNGGGWMGFHVSAYNDQTPSDWSWYHETFLGTGTFQSNSWGPTSETLKIEDPNHPATAGLPSTITSSVSEWYSWQHDLRQNPAIDILASMDQSTFPIGTDPNQTWYSGYYPIVWTNHNYKMIYNNFGHNAMDYATNTTLSSTFASAQQNQLLLQGLRWLGGQSGPVTPPPAGATGPIHGFGGKCVDVASASSANGTAVQLYDCNGSAAQSWTVASGGTLKALGKCLDVAAAGTANGSKVQLYDCNGTGSQVWQPGSGGSLVNPQSGKCLDATGNTSANGTKLQIWSCTGSANQSWTLPS; from the coding sequence ATGGTCAGAACCCGAACCGCACAGCCCCGGATCCTGATACGTCTGTTCGCTCTGCTCGCCGTGCTGCTGGCCGCGTTGACCGCCCCCGCGCACCGGGCGCACGCGGCGGCTCCGTTCAAGGTGCTCGCCTTCTACGACGGCACCTACGACGCGGCGCACATCAGCTTCGTGCACGAGGCCAACGCGTGGTTCCCGCAGCAGGCGGCGGCCAACGGCTTCTCGTACACCGCGACGAACGACTGGAACCAGCTCAACACCGCGAATCTGGCGAACTACCAGGTCGTGATGTTCCTCGACAACTATCCGCAGACCGCCGCGCAGCGCAGCGCGTTCCAGACGTACATGAACAACGGCGGCGGCTGGATGGGCTTCCACGTCTCGGCCTACAACGACCAGACGCCCAGCGACTGGTCGTGGTACCACGAGACCTTCCTCGGCACCGGCACCTTCCAGTCCAACTCCTGGGGGCCGACGTCGGAGACGCTGAAGATCGAGGACCCGAACCACCCGGCGACCGCGGGCCTGCCGTCCACCATCACCTCGTCGGTCAGCGAGTGGTACAGCTGGCAGCACGACCTGCGGCAGAACCCGGCCATCGACATCCTGGCGTCAATGGACCAGTCCACTTTCCCGATCGGCACCGACCCCAACCAGACCTGGTACAGCGGGTACTACCCGATCGTGTGGACCAACCACAACTACAAGATGATCTACAACAACTTCGGCCACAACGCGATGGACTACGCCACCAACACGACGCTGTCGTCGACCTTCGCCAGCGCGCAGCAGAACCAGCTGCTGCTCCAGGGGCTGCGCTGGCTCGGCGGCCAGTCGGGGCCTGTCACCCCGCCGCCCGCTGGCGCGACGGGGCCGATCCACGGCTTCGGCGGGAAGTGTGTCGATGTGGCGTCGGCGAGCAGTGCCAATGGCACGGCGGTGCAGCTGTACGACTGCAACGGCAGCGCCGCGCAGTCCTGGACGGTCGCTTCCGGCGGGACGCTCAAGGCGCTGGGCAAGTGCCTGGACGTGGCGGCGGCCGGTACGGCGAACGGGTCGAAGGTGCAGTTGTACGACTGCAACGGGACGGGGTCGCAGGTGTGGCAGCCAGGGTCCGGCGGGTCGCTGGTGAACCCGCAGTCGGGCAAGTGCCTCGACGCCACGGGGAATACGTCGGCCAACGGGACGAAGCTGCAGATCTGGTCCTGCACGGGGTCGGCCAACCAGTCCTGGACGCTGCCCAGCTGA
- a CDS encoding helix-turn-helix transcriptional regulator, giving the protein MTVWTRTGGGPYRVLPDGCMDLIWHDGALLVAGPDTSAHVVTDRPGSSYAGLRFAPGVGPALLGAPVREVRDLRVPLDGLWPAAEARRLAERADAGPAAALDAWAADRIRAAEPADPLLGPVAAALSAGRPVADIAAASGLGERQLRRRCEAAFGYGPRTLARVLRLQRALALARAGTPFARVAADAGYADQPHLSREVRTLAGVPLSALLS; this is encoded by the coding sequence GTGACCGTATGGACGCGGACCGGCGGCGGTCCCTACCGGGTGCTGCCCGACGGCTGCATGGACCTCATCTGGCACGACGGCGCCCTGCTGGTCGCCGGCCCCGACACGTCGGCGCATGTCGTCACCGACCGGCCGGGCAGCAGCTACGCGGGCCTGCGGTTCGCCCCCGGCGTCGGCCCCGCGCTGCTGGGCGCGCCCGTCCGCGAGGTGCGCGACCTGCGGGTGCCGCTCGACGGCCTGTGGCCGGCCGCCGAGGCCCGGCGGCTGGCCGAACGCGCGGACGCCGGACCCGCGGCGGCACTGGACGCGTGGGCCGCGGACCGGATACGTGCCGCGGAACCCGCCGATCCGCTGCTCGGGCCGGTCGCCGCCGCCCTGTCAGCGGGACGCCCGGTCGCCGACATCGCGGCCGCCAGCGGCCTCGGCGAGCGGCAACTGCGCCGCCGCTGCGAGGCGGCCTTCGGCTACGGCCCCCGGACGCTGGCCCGGGTCCTGCGGCTCCAGCGCGCCCTGGCCCTGGCCCGGGCCGGCACGCCCTTCGCCCGGGTCGCCGCCGACGCGGGCTACGCCGACCAGCCGCACCTGTCCCGCGAGGTACGCACCCTGGCCGGCGTACCGCTGAGCGCCCTGCTGTCCTAG
- a CDS encoding ABC transporter ATP-binding protein — MTGSGPPVLTKGDADGLDAHLVLDRGAFTLDVTLAVRPGEVLALLGPNGAGKTTALRTLAGLTPLTGGYLRLDGETLEDPALRRRIAPEGRPVGVIFQDYLLFPHLTALENVAFGPRCHGVPRAAARALAAGLLDRMGLADHAGAKPRRLSGGQAQRVALARALATGPRLLLLDEPLAALDARARLDVRTELRRHLAAFEAVAVLVTHDPLDAMVLADRLMVIEDGRLVQEGTPAEVARRPRTDYIARLVGLNLYQGEAAGRTVRLAPGLELTCTESLDGPAFVAFPPGAVTLHRDRPDAGARDAWPAGVTGMESHGDRIRVTLTGTGPADGLALAADLTTVAVAELALVPGGAVWVSVEGARTHAYPA; from the coding sequence ATGACCGGTTCCGGGCCGCCCGTGCTCACCAAGGGCGACGCCGATGGGCTCGACGCCCACCTGGTGCTCGACCGGGGCGCCTTCACCCTCGACGTGACGCTGGCCGTACGGCCCGGCGAGGTGCTGGCGCTGCTCGGGCCGAACGGCGCGGGCAAGACCACCGCGCTGCGCACCCTGGCCGGGCTGACCCCGCTGACCGGCGGGTACCTGCGGCTGGACGGCGAGACGCTGGAGGATCCGGCGCTACGGCGGCGGATCGCGCCCGAGGGCCGCCCGGTCGGGGTGATCTTCCAGGACTACCTGCTCTTCCCGCATCTGACGGCGCTGGAGAACGTCGCGTTCGGGCCGCGCTGCCACGGGGTGCCGCGGGCCGCGGCGCGGGCACTGGCCGCCGGCCTGCTGGACCGGATGGGCCTGGCCGACCACGCGGGCGCCAAGCCGCGGCGGCTGTCCGGCGGGCAGGCCCAGCGGGTCGCGCTGGCCCGGGCGCTGGCCACCGGGCCGCGGCTGCTGCTGCTCGACGAGCCGCTCGCGGCCCTCGACGCGCGCGCCCGGCTCGACGTACGGACCGAACTGCGGCGGCACCTGGCGGCGTTCGAGGCGGTGGCGGTACTGGTCACCCATGACCCGCTGGACGCGATGGTGCTGGCCGACCGGCTGATGGTGATCGAGGACGGCCGCCTGGTGCAGGAGGGCACACCGGCGGAGGTCGCCCGCCGCCCGCGCACCGACTACATCGCCCGGCTGGTCGGCCTGAACCTCTACCAGGGCGAGGCCGCGGGCCGCACCGTACGGCTGGCGCCGGGCCTGGAGCTGACCTGCACCGAGTCGCTGGACGGACCGGCCTTCGTCGCCTTCCCGCCCGGCGCGGTCACCCTGCACCGGGACCGCCCCGACGCCGGCGCGCGCGACGCCTGGCCGGCGGGCGTGACCGGCATGGAGTCGCACGGCGACCGGATCCGGGTCACCCTCACCGGCACGGGGCCCGCCGACGGGCTGGCGCTGGCGGCCGACCTGACGACCGTCGCGGTCGCCGAACTCGCGCTGGTGCCCGGCGGCGCTGTGTGGGTGTCGGTCGAGGGCGCGCGGACCCACGCGTATCCGGCCTGA
- a CDS encoding YihY/virulence factor BrkB family protein has protein sequence MQAAEERSHRRPNRWRRARVLYRNLSKRKVGWLLLKDTVNSCMEYRVTGLAAEAAFFVLLSLPPLLLGLVGALGYVDTVVGLDTIDHIRHNILSASSTVLSDKGVNELVKPLVDDVFHGRRPDLISLGFLIALWSGSRAVNVFVDTITIMYGLEGRRGIVQTRLMSLVLYVVALVLGAAVLPLIVVGPNAVNDLVPGTSSTVHVLYWPIVLLASVAFLTTLYHVSVPVRSPWYEDVPGALVALLMWVLGSFILRIYLTHAVEGPTIYGSLAAPVAVLLWIGVSAFAVLVGAAVNAAVDRIWPSLATAAAREENDRRKVAAAAEVVARAEARRARQAAAADEDDDPPAEYPERWVDVLPHGDVRSRLRSRRPKPAPPAPLVPPRPPRPPAPPSIPPIPPQHSHWDDHGHG, from the coding sequence GTGCAAGCAGCAGAAGAAAGAAGCCATCGGCGGCCGAACCGCTGGCGTCGGGCCCGGGTGCTGTACCGGAACCTCTCCAAGCGCAAGGTCGGCTGGCTCCTTCTCAAGGACACGGTCAACTCGTGCATGGAATACCGCGTCACCGGACTCGCGGCCGAGGCGGCCTTCTTCGTGCTGCTGTCCCTGCCGCCGCTGCTGCTCGGCCTGGTGGGCGCGCTCGGTTATGTCGACACGGTCGTCGGCCTGGACACCATCGACCACATCCGGCACAACATCCTCAGCGCGTCCTCGACCGTGCTGTCCGACAAGGGTGTCAACGAACTCGTCAAACCCCTGGTGGACGACGTCTTCCACGGACGGCGTCCGGACCTGATATCCCTGGGCTTCCTGATCGCCCTGTGGTCCGGCTCCCGCGCGGTGAACGTCTTCGTCGACACCATCACCATCATGTACGGCCTGGAAGGCCGCCGAGGCATCGTGCAGACCCGGCTGATGTCACTGGTCCTCTACGTCGTCGCGCTGGTCCTCGGCGCCGCGGTGCTGCCGCTGATCGTGGTCGGCCCGAACGCGGTCAACGACCTGGTGCCCGGCACGTCGAGCACCGTGCACGTGCTGTACTGGCCGATCGTGCTGCTGGCCTCGGTCGCCTTCCTGACCACGCTCTACCACGTGTCCGTACCCGTACGGTCGCCCTGGTACGAGGATGTGCCCGGCGCGCTCGTCGCGCTGCTGATGTGGGTGCTGGGCAGCTTCATCCTGCGGATCTACCTCACGCACGCGGTGGAGGGCCCGACGATCTACGGGTCGCTGGCGGCGCCGGTGGCCGTCCTGCTGTGGATCGGGGTGTCCGCCTTCGCCGTGCTGGTCGGCGCGGCGGTCAACGCGGCCGTCGACCGTATCTGGCCGTCGCTGGCCACCGCCGCCGCCCGGGAGGAGAACGACCGGCGCAAGGTGGCCGCCGCCGCGGAGGTGGTCGCGCGGGCCGAGGCGCGGCGGGCCCGGCAGGCCGCCGCGGCCGACGAGGACGACGACCCGCCGGCCGAATACCCCGAGCGCTGGGTGGACGTCCTGCCGCACGGCGACGTCCGCTCCCGGCTGCGCTCCCGCCGCCCGAAGCCGGCGCCGCCCGCCCCGCTCGTACCGCCCCGCCCGCCGCGGCCCCCGGCACCGCCGTCGATCCCCCCGATCCCGCCGCAGCACTCGCACTGGGACGACCACGGCCACGGCTGA
- a CDS encoding acyl-CoA dehydrogenase family protein, whose protein sequence is MTAPTHTVTNQVPPLVGHDVYSTDTVLTEAVARHADAARLPEISEELSRLGLAAGSAQAQQWGEEANTYSPVLRTHDRYGHRIDEVDFHPAWHRLLGHAVTAGLTDAWSRPDGHLRRAAGFLVWSQVEAGHGCPVSMTHAAVPALRTDPVLAAEWEPRLGSHVYDPRLVPAEEKPGALFGMGMTEKQGGSDVRANTTRAEPLAEEGAYALTGHKWFCSAPMSDGFLVLAQAPAGLTCFLLPRVLPDGTRNVFAIQRLKDKLGNRSNASSEVEFGGTWARRVGEEGRGVATIIEMVAATRLDCALGSAALMRQAVAQAVHHATHRGAFGGPLIDKPLMRNVLADLALESEAATTTALRLAAAYDTGTERERHFRRLAVAVTKFWVTKRCPVVAAEALECLGGNGYVEESGMPRIFRESPLNSVWEGSGNVQALDVLRVLQREPLAVEAFLSEVGLARGADHRLDAAVKDLLTELGDLEGVEARARRVVERMAMVLQGSLLVRFAPGEVADAYCASRLGGDWGSTFGTLPAGLDLAPLLTRATPAAP, encoded by the coding sequence ATGACTGCCCCCACTCACACGGTGACGAACCAGGTCCCGCCCCTGGTCGGCCATGACGTGTACAGCACCGACACCGTCCTCACCGAGGCCGTCGCGCGCCACGCGGACGCGGCCCGGCTGCCGGAGATCAGTGAAGAGCTGTCCCGGCTCGGGCTCGCCGCGGGTTCCGCGCAGGCGCAGCAGTGGGGCGAGGAGGCGAACACGTACTCCCCCGTGCTGCGCACCCACGACCGCTACGGCCACCGCATCGACGAGGTCGACTTCCATCCGGCCTGGCACCGGCTGCTCGGGCACGCGGTGACCGCGGGCCTGACCGACGCCTGGTCGCGGCCCGACGGGCATCTGCGGCGGGCGGCCGGCTTCCTGGTCTGGTCGCAGGTGGAGGCCGGGCACGGCTGTCCGGTGTCCATGACGCACGCGGCGGTACCCGCGCTGCGGACCGACCCCGTGCTGGCCGCCGAGTGGGAGCCGCGGCTCGGCTCGCACGTCTACGACCCGCGACTGGTGCCGGCCGAGGAGAAGCCCGGCGCGCTGTTCGGCATGGGGATGACGGAGAAGCAGGGCGGCTCCGACGTCCGCGCCAACACCACCAGGGCGGAACCGCTGGCCGAGGAGGGCGCCTACGCGCTCACCGGGCACAAGTGGTTCTGCTCGGCGCCGATGTCGGACGGCTTCCTGGTGCTGGCGCAGGCGCCCGCCGGGCTGACCTGCTTCCTGCTGCCGCGGGTGCTGCCGGACGGCACGCGCAACGTCTTCGCGATCCAGCGGCTCAAGGACAAGCTCGGCAACCGCTCCAACGCCTCCTCCGAGGTCGAGTTCGGCGGCACCTGGGCGCGCCGGGTCGGCGAGGAGGGCCGCGGGGTCGCCACCATCATCGAGATGGTGGCCGCCACCCGGCTGGACTGCGCGCTCGGTTCGGCCGCGCTCATGCGGCAGGCGGTCGCGCAGGCCGTGCACCACGCCACGCACCGCGGCGCGTTCGGCGGGCCGCTGATCGACAAGCCGCTGATGCGCAACGTCCTGGCGGACCTGGCGCTGGAGTCCGAGGCCGCCACCACGACCGCGCTGCGGCTGGCCGCCGCCTACGACACCGGTACGGAGCGCGAACGGCACTTCCGGCGGCTCGCGGTGGCCGTCACCAAATTCTGGGTCACCAAGCGGTGCCCGGTCGTCGCCGCGGAGGCGCTGGAGTGCCTGGGCGGCAACGGCTACGTCGAGGAGTCCGGGATGCCGAGGATCTTCCGGGAGTCCCCGCTGAATTCGGTGTGGGAGGGCTCGGGCAACGTGCAGGCGCTCGATGTGCTGCGGGTGCTGCAACGCGAGCCGCTCGCGGTCGAGGCGTTCCTCTCCGAGGTGGGGTTGGCGCGGGGGGCCGATCACCGGCTCGACGCGGCCGTCAAGGACCTGCTCACCGAACTCGGTGACCTGGAGGGCGTCGAAGCGCGGGCCCGCCGGGTCGTCGAGCGCATGGCGATGGTGCTCCAGGGTTCGCTGCTGGTCCGGTTCGCACCGGGGGAGG